The Lates calcarifer isolate ASB-BC8 linkage group LG6, TLL_Latcal_v3, whole genome shotgun sequence genome includes a region encoding these proteins:
- the cd40 gene encoding tumor necrosis factor receptor superfamily member 5 isoform X1 — MWGLITGATTMRLLLMMFVLTATASAELNCDPLTQYAKNGECCKMCPPGTSMSNIGSCQEPQCQECKENEYQDKYTFESKCQLQPYCDKNSGFEKPVHQSKKERTTCKCENGFHCSSQTCIICVAHTTCKPGEGVRFEGNHTDDRVCWKCPNGWFSNSENSTCQKLTECADGYTVKVKGTDTSDTVCEIQLRQHLALIVVCLLIALTITVAFVVYLCKGDARRKVKGCVEACRADKQELPGEANTLMVTQEETEKELTIPEQPSTQEEGASRTPEENEDELSTELSAGVIITDNGNYVVQENGKADILSRQESQTQTYTD; from the exons GCGACAGCCTCCGCTGAGCTCAACTGTGACCCACTAACTCAGTATGCGAAGAATGGCGAATGCTGCAAAATGTGTCCTCCAG gtaCCAGCATGTCGAACATCGGCTCTTGTCAGGAACCTCAGTGCCAAGAGTGTAAGGAGAACGAATATCAGGATAAATACACATTTGAATCCAAGTGTCAGCTTCAGCCGTACTGCGACAAAA ATAGCGGCTTTGAGAAGCCTGTCCATCAGAGCAAGAAGGAACGAACCACCTGCAAGTGTGAGAACGGATTCCACTGCTCCAGTCAGACTTGTATAATCTGTGTGGCACACACAACCTGTAAACCAGGAGAGGGTGTTCGTTTCGAAG GCAATCACACAGACGACAGAGTGTGTTGGAAATGTCCCAATGGCTGGTTTTCAAATTCAGAGAACAGCACCTGTCAGAAATTAACAGA ATGTGCAGATGGATATACCGTTAAAGTCAAAGGGACAGACACATCTGACACCGTCTGTG AAATACAGTTACGGCAGCACTTGGCTCTGATCGTCGTTTGTCTTTTAATTGCTTTAACAATTACAGTTGCATTCGTAGTCTATCTGTGCAAAG GAGATGCAAGGAGAAAGGTAAAG GGCTGTGTGGAGGCATGTCGTGCGGACAAACAGGAGCTACCGGGAGAAGCCAACACACTAATGGTGACCCaggaagaaactgaaaaagagCTCACAATTCCTGAACAGCCGTCCACACAAGAGGAGGGTGCTTCACGGACGCCGGAGGAGAACGAGGACGAGCTAAGCACAGAGTTGTCCGCGGGAGTTATTATCACTGACAATGGAAACTATGTGGTACAGGAGAACGGGAAAGCAGATATCCTCTCCAGACAGGAATCACAAACGCAGACatacacagactga
- the cd40 gene encoding tumor necrosis factor receptor superfamily member 5 isoform X2 codes for MWGLITGATTMRLLLMMFVLTATASAELNCDPLTQYAKNGECCKMCPPGTSMSNIGSCQEPQCQECKENEYQDKYTFESKCQLQPYCDKNSGFEKPVHQSKKERTTCKCENGFHCSSQTCIICVAHTTCKPGEGVRFEGNHTDDRVCWKCPNGWFSNSENSTCQKLTECADGYTVKVKGTDTSDTVCEIQLRQHLALIVVCLLIALTITVAFVVYLCKGDARRKGCVEACRADKQELPGEANTLMVTQEETEKELTIPEQPSTQEEGASRTPEENEDELSTELSAGVIITDNGNYVVQENGKADILSRQESQTQTYTD; via the exons GCGACAGCCTCCGCTGAGCTCAACTGTGACCCACTAACTCAGTATGCGAAGAATGGCGAATGCTGCAAAATGTGTCCTCCAG gtaCCAGCATGTCGAACATCGGCTCTTGTCAGGAACCTCAGTGCCAAGAGTGTAAGGAGAACGAATATCAGGATAAATACACATTTGAATCCAAGTGTCAGCTTCAGCCGTACTGCGACAAAA ATAGCGGCTTTGAGAAGCCTGTCCATCAGAGCAAGAAGGAACGAACCACCTGCAAGTGTGAGAACGGATTCCACTGCTCCAGTCAGACTTGTATAATCTGTGTGGCACACACAACCTGTAAACCAGGAGAGGGTGTTCGTTTCGAAG GCAATCACACAGACGACAGAGTGTGTTGGAAATGTCCCAATGGCTGGTTTTCAAATTCAGAGAACAGCACCTGTCAGAAATTAACAGA ATGTGCAGATGGATATACCGTTAAAGTCAAAGGGACAGACACATCTGACACCGTCTGTG AAATACAGTTACGGCAGCACTTGGCTCTGATCGTCGTTTGTCTTTTAATTGCTTTAACAATTACAGTTGCATTCGTAGTCTATCTGTGCAAAG GAGATGCAAGGAGAAAG GGCTGTGTGGAGGCATGTCGTGCGGACAAACAGGAGCTACCGGGAGAAGCCAACACACTAATGGTGACCCaggaagaaactgaaaaagagCTCACAATTCCTGAACAGCCGTCCACACAAGAGGAGGGTGCTTCACGGACGCCGGAGGAGAACGAGGACGAGCTAAGCACAGAGTTGTCCGCGGGAGTTATTATCACTGACAATGGAAACTATGTGGTACAGGAGAACGGGAAAGCAGATATCCTCTCCAGACAGGAATCACAAACGCAGACatacacagactga
- the irx7 gene encoding iroquois homeobox 7, protein MPASQTGFGNFFLERNISMPTGYQIPVLGCPPGVQQQQAQHLAAMAAGVPITYSGLQGYNFIPYPHHRHIAHMNNGFDLKAASPYHHALLARGGAFYPPYRPGAAEDPGRVTKVATRESTGALKAWLNEHLKNPYPTKGEKIMLAIITKMSLTQVSTWFANARRRLKKENRVSWASKGKSDEEDEEQEGESDDDDDSPLQKCHLDERDEAEPQSDRAGTDERVQSALESSAPVDARLEMPQQQQSHEQEDRELALVKKSDSDHTPSALESKENISSQKPKIWSLAETATSETVKKPLDHIYHPAGKLWADWASRTGLFVPSSYTTHEIV, encoded by the exons ATGCCCGCATCGCAAACTGGATTTGGAAACTTCTTCTTGGAGAGGAACATCAGCATGCCGACTGGATATCAGATCCCGGTGCTGGGATGCCCACCGGGCgtgcaacagcagcaggctcAGCATCTGGCAGCGATGGCAGCTGGGGTTCCTATAACATACTCAGGACTACAGGGATACAACTTTATCCCATATCCGCACCACAGGCACATCGCACACATG aacaACGGTTTCGACTTGAAGGCCGCCTCTCCCTATCATCACGCGCTCCTGGCTCGCGGGGGGGCTTTCTACCCGCCCTACCGCCCGGGAGCAGCCGAGGATCCCGGTAGGGTCACCAAGGTGGCCACTCGAGAGAGCACCGGGGCACTCAAGGCCTGGCTGAACGAGCACCTGAAGAACCCGTATCCGACCAAGGGCGAGAAAATCATGCTCGCCATCATCACCAAGATGAGCCTCACGCAGGTCTCCACCTGGTTCGCCAACGCGAGGCGACGCCTGAAGAAGGAGAACAGGGTCAGCTGGGCGTCTAAGGGGAAGTCAGATGAGGAGGACGAGGAGCAGGAGGGGGAGAgcgacgacgacgacgacagCCCCCTGCAGAAATGTCACCTGGATGAGCGGGACGAGGCAGAGCCTCAAAGTGACCGCGCAGGCACCGATGAGCGCGTCCAGAGCGCGTTGGAAAGCTCGGCACCTGTGGATGCGCGTCTGGAGatgccgcagcagcagcagagccacgAGCAGGAAGACAGGGAGCTTGCACTTGTCAAGAAAAGTGACTCTGACCACACACCGTCCGCTTTGGAAAGTAAAGAAAACATCTCCAGTCAAAAACCCAAAATCTGGTCTTTGGCAGAAACCGCCACCTCAGAGACTGTGAAGAAACCTCTGGACCATATTTATCACCCGGCTGGAAAACTGTGGGCTGACTGGGCTTCAAGAACCGGACTGTTTGTTCCCTCGTCTTACACCACTCATGAAATTGTCTAA